In Helicoverpa armigera isolate CAAS_96S chromosome 20, ASM3070526v1, whole genome shotgun sequence, one DNA window encodes the following:
- the LOC110375847 gene encoding uncharacterized protein LOC110375847: MDPERQPLLAYSSEARCRRFGPLTPEEVNTARQEITWRRTRFFLVLMFWALIAMFLSIITCILVSAPRCNSYDAAGDLPSVPPVHMTFAPLIYKMNDDRVYTMQA, encoded by the exons ATGGATCCTGAAAGACAGCCCTTACTGGCTTACTCATCGGAAGCAAGATGCAGAAGATTTGG ACCACTAACCCCCGAAGAAGTCAACACAGCTCGTCAAGAGATCACCTGGCGTCGAACCCGATTCTTCCTCGTGCTAATGTTCTGGGCGCTCATAGCGATGTTCCTCTCCATCATCACGTGTATCCTGGTGTCAGCGCCCAGGTGCAACTCCTACGATGCCGCGGGAGACTTGCCTAGCGTGCCGCCAGTGCACATGACCTTTGCACCTCTCATTTATAAGATGAATGATGATAGAGTTTATACTATGCAGGCGTAA